In a single window of the Neoarius graeffei isolate fNeoGra1 chromosome 28, fNeoGra1.pri, whole genome shotgun sequence genome:
- the nexmifa gene encoding neurite extension and migration factor: MDVLQELRFAGHERCPSPPNATDNDSHDPLSDKSHVLTHCDSTEPPLLSPPTLDSSSQTAEVPFSVTDLHDDSVSKATSLSSLSSFSSLSSLSSLTCSKPVSPWSVPQSCDRSALSSMDSGGGDCISCLLPKNQSCESVLGLTSDFQSCPSSNISMQCLSSATTTGRYGDQVLSDQLLSGPTHPAGVNENAEEGKSMRESESDDDPTSRSIYESLGEEAQDWSCLESLISESRMELLDLCARSELAVNLFCEEDVENYMFQDEESNLGTDVCSLKIRYESYPDVAQERTEVPLQDESQLGFFPTLPCSRTESLQNKTDQSSEDKAEAPTTPNSNFLFDLSNSPEDSGEFSDDSYCTGSSPDTWQAQQPHGQLSRENSSSSSQLSYRLRAKRKVAFREDYLYDVDSIESERNAEKRKKLSVGPKKEWDDDWCPKKRRRSCRKEPPVIIKYIIINRFKGEKHMQVKLSRVEPSVSMVNLNPDTLLHYEKLAPLKAYWQKKEKEQQEQNSLAAAEKTKRLNGCKRPPSTTPKRKQRSARLRIQRIPAVETPIPSQTAAALCNNQQEMADSVKSTEDLQGAPTHDALEKVETGKITHPARAKSRTQEREERRKLDKTVKIKKFKSEARLRAKKLQEAQKEENPTASELTVLSSCLPENLSDSLESNLLTNETSVEKCTLTPTAPETNENVDLLPGGYLQTLLEASNSSSSANVAYFSTDQQQTGLLPVEAPLQPVQTCVLSPPSESELPHSPHPLNHIPRPTSFPETDHPEQSYPVNWPSQPTAEQLSFSPDIPTQSPVMPSGFPRPMPVLAGDGTTVTGYSQVPLGTCRMAFEEPLLPEPHSDNDYGRSPVGSRVENGMGRLVSFNSLGSLSAASSNYSSLSLRDGEREEEMSEISDGFLSHCSPQLVLQQSLEEITPLRESTDLLDISNFTPDKFRHSSLSEMSPPDTPSPSPQLLGNCGKGGGFLEAAGANVRWSCSTVPQVEQDASQNTHVLQTFTAEEDEEGLQGVKRSKKKGGKNGQSTKKTKTPKAAKGERVKVPKQGSHSAKKIKALLEGKAAKGERKLDSGAPSPTPSLNMIGAQGDWPNAGALSDDDQGEFQEPSNILSNIVSGMAEVQRFMRASVEPLWGPCLSPGQHTLQSQTLKILGSSADLKKRGSASGASKGKKGTGRDGKTSSKLLAPGFFPPIGLDCLPLPHRPAHKKMYRHKSTTKFARDELLSGKRDIKGVALAALVEKQR, translated from the exons ATGGATGTCCTACAGGAGTTGCGATTCGCAGGGCACGAGCGCTGCCCCAGTCCTCCTAACGCCACAGACAATG ACTCACACGATCCTCTCTCTGACAAGTCGCATGTTCTGACGCACTGTGACTCCACCGAACCTCCTCTTCTGTCCCCACCGACTCTTGATTCCTCCAGTCAGACAGCTGAAGTTCCCTTCAGTGTGACAGACCTGCACGATGACTCCGTCTCCAAAGCGACCTCTCTCTCCTCACTCTCTTCattctcttctctctcctccctctcctctctcactTGCTCCAAGCCCGTGAGTCCCTGGTCCGTGCCTCAGAGCTGTGATAGGTCAGCCCTTTCCAGCATGGATTCTGGGGGAGGAGACTGCATAAGTTGTCTACTTCCTAAGAACCAATCATGTGAGTCCGTTCTTGGGTTAACCTCTGATTTCCAGTCCTGCCCTTCCTCCAACATCAGCATGCAGTGCCTCAGCTCTGCCACCACTACTGGCCGCTATGGTGACCAAGTGCTATCTGATCAGTTGCTCAGTGGCCCCACCCATCCAGCTGGAGTTAATGAAAATGCAGAAGAAGGCAAGTCAATGCGAGAGAGCGAATCAGATGATGATCCAACCTCTAGGAGTATATATGAGAGCTTGGGGGAGGAGGCTCAGGACTGGAGCTGCCTGGAGTCCTTGATCAGCGAGAGCCGAATGGAACTGTTAGACTTGTGCGCTCGCAGTGAGCTGGCTGTCAATCTGTTTTGTGAGGAAGATGTGGAAAACTACATGTTCCAGGATGAAGAGTCAAACCTGGGCACTGACGTTTGTTCACTCAAAATTCGCTACGAGTCCTACCCGGATGTGGCACAAGAACGGACTGAGGTCCCCCTGCAAGATGAATCTCAACTAGGCTTTTTTCCCACTCTACCTTGTAGCAGAACGGAAAGTTTGCAAAACAAGACAGACCAATCAAGCGAGGACAAGGCAGAGGCCCCGACAACCCCCAACAGCAATTTTCTTTTTGACCTCAGTAACTCACCAGAGGATTCTGGCGAGTTCAGTGATGACAGCTACTGCACAGGCTCGTCCCCTGACACCTGGCAAGCTCAGCAGCCCCATGGGCAACTGTCCAGGGAGAATTCTAGTTCCTCCAGCCAACTCAGTTACCGTCTTCGTGCTAAGAGGAAGGTTGCTTTCCGAGAAGACTACCTATATGACGTGGACTCCATAGAGAGTGAGAGGAATGCAGAAAAGCGCAAGAAGCTGTCAGTTGGACCGAAGAAAGAGTGGGACGATGACTGGTGCCCAAAGAAGCGGCGCCGGTCATGTCGAAAGGAGCCGCCGGTCATCATTAAATACATCATCATCAACCGCTTTAAAGGTGAGAAGCACATGCAGGTGAAGTTGAGTCGAGTGGAACCTTCAGTCTCAATGGTGAATCTGAATCCAGATACCTTACTGCACTATGAAAAACTGGCACCTCTGAAGGCCTACTGGCAGAAGAAGGAAAAGGAACAGCAGGAGCAGAATTCCTTAGCAGCTGCAGAGAAAACCAAACGCCTCAATGGCTGCAAAAGGCCACCGAGCACTACCCCTAAACGTAAACAAAGGAGTGCGAGACTCAGGATTCAACGGATACCTGCTGTAGAGACTCCAATTCCCAGCCAAACTGCTGCTGCCTTGTGTAACAATCAACAAGAAATGGCTGACTCAGTAAAAAGCACAGAAGACCTACAAGGGGCCCCAACACATGATGCCTTGGAAAAAGTAGAGACAGGTAAAATTACACACCCAGCCAGGGCTAAGAGCAGAactcaagagagagaggagaggagaaaacTAGATAAGACAGTGAAGATAAAGAAATTCAAAAGTGAAGCCAGACTGAGGGCTAAAAAGCTACAGGAAGCACAGAAAGAGGAAAACCCCACTGCCTCTGAACTTACAGTCTTAAGTTCTTGTTTACCTGAAAACCTTAGTGACTCTTTGGAAAGTAATCTTCTCACAAACGAGACCTCGGTTGAAAAATGCACTTTGACTCCCACTGCCCCCGAGACTAATGAGAATGTGGACCTCCTGCCTGGTGGATATCTACAGACTCTTCTGGAAGCTTCTAATTCTTCCAGCAGTGCCAATGTCGCATATTTTTCTACAGACCAGCAGCAGACAGGGTTGCTACCAGTTGAAGCCCCTCTGCAACCAGTTCAAACTTGTGTACTCTCTCCTCCCTCAGAATCTGAGCTCCCACACTCACCCCACCCTCTCAATCACATCCCACGCCCCACATCATTCCCCGAGACCGACCACCCTGAACAAAGCTACCCTGTTAACTGGCCTTCACAACCCACGGCTGAGCAACTTTCATTCTCTCCCGACATCCCAACTCAGTCCCCAGTCATGCCGTCAGGCTTTCCCAGGCCAATGCCTGTACTAGCAGGGGATGGCACAACAGTGACAGGGTATAGCCAGGTACCACTGGGTACCTGCAGGATGGCATTCGAAGAGCCACTCCTGCCAGAACCCCACTCGGATAATGATTATGGGCGTAGTCCGGTGGGATCACGAGTTGAAAACGGCATGGGCCGACTCGTCAGCTTTAACTCTCTGGGATCTCTTTCCGCAGCTTCAAGTAACTATAGTTCTCTTAGCCTGAGAGatggagaaagagaagaggagatgaGCGAGATCAGTGATGGTTTCCTTTCACATTGCAGTCCTCAGCTAGTTCTACAGCAGAGCCTTGAAGAGATTACTCCACTTCGAGAGTCCACTGACTTGCTTGATATATCAAACTTCACCCCTGACAAGTTCCGGCATTCCTCCTTGTCCGAAATGTCCCCACCTGACACACCTAGCCCCTCACCACAGCTGCTGGGAAACTGTGGCAAAGGGGGAGGGTTTCTAGAAGCAGCAGGGGCTAATGTGAGGTGGAGCTGCAGCACTGTTCCTCAAGTGGAGCAAGATGCATCACAAAACACACACGTCTTACAAACCTTCACTGCGGAGGAGGATGAAGAAGGGCTTCAAGGTGTTAAGAGGTCTAAAAAGAAGGGAGGGAAGAACGGGCAAAGCACCAAAAAGACCAAAACTCCCAAAGCAGCTAAAGGTGAGCGGGTCAAGGTCCCAAAACAGGGTTCACATTCTGCTAAGAAAATCAAGGCATTACTAGAGGGGAAAGCAGCTAAAGGGGAGAGGAAATTAGATAGCGGCGCTCCATCTCCGACCCCCTCCCTGAACATGATCGGGGCTCAGGGGGACTGGCCGAATGCTGGAGCTCTATCAGATGATGATCAGGGTGAGTTCCAAGAGCCGTCAAACATCCTGTCCAATATAGTCTCTGGCATGGCAGAGGTGCAACGCTTCATGCGGGCTTCAGTGGAACCACTTTGGGGGCCTTGTCTGTCGCCAGGGCAGCACACTCTCCAAAGCCAAACACTGAAAATACTTGGTAGCAGTGCTGACCTTAAGAAACGGGGCAGTGCATCGGGGGCAAGTAAGGGGAAGAAAGGGACAGGGCGTGATGGTAAGACCTCATCAAAACTTCTTGCACCTGGCTTCTTCCCTCCTATCGGTTTGGATTGCCTTCCACTTCCTCACCGGCCTGCTCACAAAAAGATGTaccgccacaaaagcaccacaaaGTTTGCCCGTGACGAACTTTTATCGGGTAAAAGGGACATTAAAGGAGTTGCACTGGCAGCTTTGGTAGAGAAACAGAGGTAA
- the uprt gene encoding uracil phosphoribosyltransferase homolog isoform X1, giving the protein METGCVENGMLCQRQVVNSERRELEHAAKQVRFAGKCSSSSSSASAARAGEPAAASVPGAPPSCDTARQIGPQLKLLPLNDQIRELQTIIRDKSTSRGDFVFSADRLIRLVVEEGLNQLPYSECTVITPTGHKYEGVKFEKGNCGVSIMRSGEAMEQGLRDCCRSIRIGKILIQSDEETQKAKVFYAKFPPDISRRKVLLMYPILSTGNTVIEAVRVLKEHGLQAKHIILLSLFSTPHGAKSIVTEFPDITILTTEVHAVAPTHFGQRYFGTD; this is encoded by the exons ATGGAAACGGGTTGTGTGGAGAACGGGATGCTGTGTCAGAGGCAGGTGGTGAACAGCGAGAGGCGCGAGCTCGAGCACGCGGCCAAGCAGGTCCGCTTCGCGGGGaaatgcagcagcagcagcagcagcgcgaGCGCAGCGCGAGCAGGAGAACCGGCGGCTGCGAGCGTGCCGGGAGCCCCGCCCAGCTGCGACACCGCCAGACAGATCGGACCGCAGCTCAAACTGCTGCCTTTAAACGACCAAATCCGAGAGCTGCAGACCATCATCCGGGACAA GTCCACCAGTCGAGGGGATTTTGTGTTTTCTGCTGACAGATTG atcagaCTGGTGGTTGAAGAGGGACTCAATCAGCTTCCGTACAGTGAGTGCACTGTGATCACACCCACAG GTCACAAGTATGAGGGGGTGAAGTTTGAGAAGGGAAACTGTGGTGTGAGCATCATGCGCAGTG gcgagGCGATGGAGCAGGGTCTGAGAGACTGCTGTAGGTCAATCCGCATCGGAAAGATTCTCATCCAGAGCGATGAGGAGACTCAGAAAGCCAAAGTTTTCTACGCCAAGTTTCCTCCTGACATCAGccgcaggaaggtgctgctcatgTACCCCATACTGA GTACAGGTAACACAGTGATTGAGGCAGTGAGGGTGTTAAAGGAACATGGCCTCCAAGCCAAACACATCATCCTGCTGAGTCTTTTCTCCACACCACAtg gtgctaAATCCATAGTAACAGAGTTTCCTGACATCACAATCCTGACAACCGAGGTTCACGCTGTTGCTCCAACACACTTCGGCCAGAGATACTTCGGCACAGACTGA
- the uprt gene encoding uracil phosphoribosyltransferase homolog isoform X2 yields MQQQQQQRERSASRRTGGCERAGSPAQLRHRQTDRTAAQTAAFKRPNPRAADHHPGQIRLVVEEGLNQLPYSECTVITPTGHKYEGVKFEKGNCGVSIMRSGEAMEQGLRDCCRSIRIGKILIQSDEETQKAKVFYAKFPPDISRRKVLLMYPILSTGNTVIEAVRVLKEHGLQAKHIILLSLFSTPHGAKSIVTEFPDITILTTEVHAVAPTHFGQRYFGTD; encoded by the exons atgcagcagcagcagcagcagcgcgaGCGCAGCGCGAGCAGGAGAACCGGCGGCTGCGAGCGTGCCGGGAGCCCCGCCCAGCTGCGACACCGCCAGACAGATCGGACCGCAGCTCAAACTGCTGCCTTTAAACGACCAAATCCGAGAGCTGCAGACCATCATCCGGGACAA atcagaCTGGTGGTTGAAGAGGGACTCAATCAGCTTCCGTACAGTGAGTGCACTGTGATCACACCCACAG GTCACAAGTATGAGGGGGTGAAGTTTGAGAAGGGAAACTGTGGTGTGAGCATCATGCGCAGTG gcgagGCGATGGAGCAGGGTCTGAGAGACTGCTGTAGGTCAATCCGCATCGGAAAGATTCTCATCCAGAGCGATGAGGAGACTCAGAAAGCCAAAGTTTTCTACGCCAAGTTTCCTCCTGACATCAGccgcaggaaggtgctgctcatgTACCCCATACTGA GTACAGGTAACACAGTGATTGAGGCAGTGAGGGTGTTAAAGGAACATGGCCTCCAAGCCAAACACATCATCCTGCTGAGTCTTTTCTCCACACCACAtg gtgctaAATCCATAGTAACAGAGTTTCCTGACATCACAATCCTGACAACCGAGGTTCACGCTGTTGCTCCAACACACTTCGGCCAGAGATACTTCGGCACAGACTGA